Proteins encoded together in one Triticum dicoccoides isolate Atlit2015 ecotype Zavitan chromosome 7B, WEW_v2.0, whole genome shotgun sequence window:
- the LOC119338603 gene encoding heat shock factor-binding protein-like: protein MASSNSGGIPINAEQDSDGSAQSTADMTAFVQNLLVQMQTRFQTMSENIITKIDEMGARIDELELSINDLKAEMGSDGMTPTKVKDEESKPADSSA from the exons ATGGCGTCTTCCAACTCCGGCGGCATCCCCATCAAT GCGGAACAGGATTCGGACGGCTCGGCCCAGAGCACAGCTGATATGACTGCTTTT GTGCAAAATCTTCTAGTTCAGATG CAAACCAGGTTCCAAACTATGTCAgagaacatcattacaaaga TAGATGAAATGGGTGCAAGAATCGATGAATTGGAGTTGAGCATAAATGACCTCAAGGCTGAAATGGGCAGCGATGGTATGACCCCTACTAAAGTGAAGGACGAAGAATCAAAGCCAGCAGACAGCTCTGCCTGA
- the LOC119337011 gene encoding importin-9-like has translation MAAAGAADGDQRWLVECLTATLDTAREVRAFAEESLRQASLQPGYGAALTKVTVNKEVPFGLRQLAAVLLKQFIKQHWEEDEDNFVPPVVSASEKVVIRQLLLTSLDDSNGKIRTAIGMAVAAIGQNDWPEDWLELLPFLLKLIGDQSNGNGVRGALRCLALLSDDLDDTCIPKLVPELFPSLYRIISSPQLYENSLRSKALGIVHSCISMLGSMSGVYKRETVNLMTSMLDPLVEQFSIILNSPVLSPNPDDWSMQMEVLKCLLQLIQNFPRLPEAKISAVLAPLWQTFVSSFKVYHLSIIQASEDVDNVGYDSDGSERSLESFEIQLFELWTTIVGNSMLAKVIAGNIKELAYYTISFQQITEEQVQNWSRDANQYVADEDDVTYSCRVSGSLLLEEIVTAYEDYGIDAILEASQVCFRESRELKQAGSADWWRLHEASLFALGSLSEHLCEAQDSGYNVRDLLEQMVTDIVGTGVHQYPFLHARAFSVVAKFSSLISKGICEQYLCNAAHAIASDVPPPVKVGACRALAELLSESNQSSMPNIMGILSSLVDLLRQASDETLHLVLETLQSAIKSGGEQSTSIELVISPIILDVWAQHIADPFISIDAVEVLEAIKNAPGCLEPLVSRILPTIGTILSKSKIQPDGLVAGSLDLLTMILKNAPAAVVKAVFDTCFTSTIQIVLESDDHGEMQNATECLAAFISGGRQELFVWGGESTLKMLLSAASRLLNPELESSVSLFVGSYILQLILHIPSHLSPHIPELIAAIVRRMQTSDIAGLKSSLVVIIARLVHLSAPNVDQFINLLLAIPAQGYGNSLAYIMSEWSQLQGEIQGAYQIKVTTTALALLISMRHPELSRIEVNGHLVKTSAGITTRSKARVTPDNWTKIPLPSKIFALLADTLAEIQEQVGDDADNIDEEDSDWEEVQNGDATPHDIVYSASVPSNANPSVEHLNAMAKVFDEDEDDSYDDDLAKADSLNEVKLLDFLTNTFVNLWDSDRPLFEYLCQGLTNPQRVAVQKVLRK, from the exons atggcggcggcgggtgcggcggACGGGGACCAGCGGTGGCTCGTGGAGTGCCTGACGGCGACCCTCGACACCGCCCGCGAGGTCCGCGCCTTCGCCGAGGAGTCGCTACGGCAGGCCTCCCTCCAGCCAG GGTATGGAGCTGCCCTCACGAAGGTCACAGTCAACAAGGAGGTCCCGTTTGGGCTACGTCAG CTAGCTGCTGTTTTGTTAAAACAGTTCATCAAGCAGCACTGGGAGGAAGACGAAGACAATTTTGTGCCTCCTGTTGTTTCTGCCTCAGAAAAG GTTGTCATACGTCAACTCCTTCTTACCTCACTGGATGATTCTAATGGGAAGATTCGTACTGCCATTGGCATGGCTGTAGCAGCTATTGGGCAGAATGATTGGCCAGAAGACTGGCTTGAGTTACTtccatttctcttgaagttaattgGTGATCAAAGCAATGGGAATGGAG TTCGTGGAGCATTAAGATGCCTAGCCCTTCTATCAGATGATTTGGATGATACTTGTATTCCAAAACTAGTGCCAGAGCTATTCCCATCATTGTACAGAATAATATCATCTCCACAG TTGTATGAAAATTCTCTTCGTTCAAAGGCTCTTGGAATAGTCCATTCGTGTATTTCCATGCTTGGATCAATGAGTGGTGTTTACAAG AGAGAGACTGTCAATTTGATGACTTCAATGCTTGATCCTCTTGTGGAGCAattctctataattttaaattcacCGGTGCTGTCCCCAAATCCTGatgactggagcatgcagatggag GTGTTGAAGTGTTTACTCCAGCTTATCCAGAACTTCCCTAGACTACCTGAAGCTAAAATTTCTG CTGTTCTTGCGCCTCTGTGGCAGACCTTTGTTTCATCCTTCAAGGTCTATCACCTGTCAATCATTCAAGCTTCAGAGGATGTTGATAATGTCGGATATGATTCTGATGGTAGTGAAAGAAGTCTTGAATCCTTTGAGATTCAG TTATTTGAGCTATGGACAACAATTGTGGGAAATTCTATGTTAGCAAAG GTTATTGCAGGAAACATTAAAGAGCTAGCATACTACACTATATCCTTTCAACAGATAACTGAGGAACAG GTGCAAAACTGGTCACGTGATGCTAACCAGTATGTTGCTGATGAGGATGATGTAACTTATAGCTGTCGTGTGTCTG GATCTCTTTTGCTGGAAGAGATAGTCACTGCCTACGAGGATTATGGAATTGATGCAATTTTGGAAGCTTCACAAGTTTGTTTTCGTGAATCACGTGAATTAAAACAAGCGGGTTCTGCCGACTGGTGGAGA CTTCATGAAGCATCACTTTTTGCTCTAGGTTCACTATCAGAACATCTGTGTGAAGCACAG GATTCTGGTTACAATGTGCGAGATTTACTTGAGCAGATGGTAACTGACATTGTGGGAACAG GGGTGCACCAGTACCCATTTCTTCATGCACGTGCATTCTCCGTTGTGGCCAAGTTCTCTTCATTG ATAAGCAAAGGGATCTGTGAACAATATCTATGCAATGCTGCTCATGCAATTGCCTCAGATGT GCCACCACCAGTTAAAGTAGGAGCATGTAGGGCACTGGCCGAACTTTTATCGGAATCTAATCAAAGTTCGATGCCAAACATTATGGGCATACTCTCATCtcttgttgatcttctgaggcag GCATCTGACGAAACACTGCATCTTGTTCTAGAAACCCTCCAATCAGCCATTAAATCTG GTGGTGAACAATCAACATCAATTGAGCTAGTCATTTCTCCTATCATACTAGATGTATGGGCCCAACACATTGCTGACCCATTCATCAGTATCGATGCTGTTGAAGTTCTAGAG GCCATCAAGAATGCTCCTGGATGCTTAGAACCACTTGTATCCCGGATTCTTCCAACAATAGGGACAATTTTATCAAAA TCCAAGATCCAGCCGGATGGACTAGTTGCAGGTTCACTGGACCTCCTGACGATGATACTCAAA AATGCTCCAGCTGCTGTGGTTAAGGCAGTGTTTGACACATGCTTTACATCTACCATTCAGATTGTTCTTGAAAGTGATGACCATGGAGAGATGCAG AACGCGACAGAATGTTTGGCAGCATTTATATCAGGTGGCCGGCAGGAGTTGTTTGTTTGGGGTGGTGAAAGTACATTGAAGATGCTACTTAGTGCAGCTTCAAG GCTTTTAAATCCAGAATTGGAAAGTTCAGTGTCACTTTTCGTTGGGAGTTACATTTTACAACTTATTTTGCATATACCTTCACACCTATCTCCCCACATTCCGGAGCTCATTGCTGCCATTGTGAGGCGTATGCAAACGAGCGACATTGCAGGATTGAAGAGCTCTCTTGTTGTTATAATAGCCAGACTA GTACATCTAAGTGCACCAAACGTTGATCAGTTTATCAACCTTCTACTTGCAATTCCTGCCCAGGGCTACGGAAATTCATTGGCTTATATTATGTCAGAATGGTCACAGCTACAAG GTGAAATTCAAGGAGCCTACCAGATAAAGGTAACAACTACTGCATTAGCTCTGCTCATATCTATGCGTCATCCTGAGCTATCTAGGATTGAAGTTAACGGACATCTTGTTAAG ACTAGTGCAGGTATAACCACACGGTCAAAAGCTCGGGTAACTCCAGATAACTGGACCAAGATTCCACTCCCATCTAAG ATATTCGCACTGTTAGCAGATACTTTAGCTGAAATTCAAGAGCAAGTCGGTGATGATGCTGACAATATTGATGAAGAG GATAGTGATTGGGAAGAGGTTCAGAATGGTGATGCGACTCCACATGATATAGTGTATTCAGCATCAGTTCCTTCGAATGCTAATCCGTCAGTTGAGCATCTAAATGCAATGGCAAAAGTTTTCGATGAG GATGAAGACGACAGTTATGATGATGATCTGGCAAAAGCTGACTCTCTTAATGAG GTGAAGTTGTTGGACTTTCTAACGAACACATTTGTCAATCTGTGGGACAGTGATCGGCCACTTTTCGAGTATCTTTGCCAG GGCTTAACAAATCCACAAAGGGTTGCCGTACAGAAGGTTTTGCGGAAGTGA